The DNA region ACGGTGTGCGTCGGCGCGTGGGCCAACCCGTACGACCCGCCGAGCAGGTGACACAGCCGGTGGTGCAGGCCCATGCCCACCGCGCCCAGGCAGACACCGGCCAGCCAGGCACCGAGCAGCGCGTCGGTGCGGGCCGGCCGGTCTGCGGGGTCGGCGACGATCCGGGGCAGGGCGGCGGCCAGCCGGGTGATCGACTCGACGGCGAGGGCGTCGACCATCGGGTTGGCGCTCGGCGCGTAGAGCGCCTCGACGGCGTGGGCGATCGCGTTCACGCCGCTGGTCACGGTCAACGGCACCGGCAGCCCGACGGTCAGGTCGACGTCGTAGATGACGGTCTCCGGCAGGATCCGCTCATCGGTACGGGTGACCTTGCCGGTGGTGTCGGTCTCGCCGAGCACCGGGGTCACCTCCGACCCGGCGTACGTGGTCGCGACGGCGATCTGCGGCAGACCGGTCCGCACCGACAGCGCCTTGCCGAGTCCGGTCGCTGAGCCGCCGCCGAGGCTGACCACGCAGTCGGCGCCGGTGTCGTGCAGCAGGCGCAGCGCCGACTCGGTGACGTCGACCGGGGTGTGCATGGCGACCCGGTCGAAGTGGCCGGCGTGCAGCGGCCCGAGCAGGTCGGCGACGTACGCCGCGAGCTCGGGCCGGCCGGAGCCGGCTACGGTCAGCACCCGGCCCCGGCCGAGCCGGTCGACCTCGGCCGGCAGCTGGGTGATGCTGCCGGCGCCGAACACGACGCGGTTGGCGGTGCCGGTGTGCACGAACGACGTCATCGCAGGCTCCGATCCGCTGCCGTCCCCGTCGGACGGGTCAGACGAGTATCGGCCGCGTCACCGGAGCATTTCCTGCACGATCCTGCTGCCACGTCGGCACGTTCCTGCTGCCGTACGGGCCGGATCCTGCTGCCGCACCCGCCGGATCCTGCTGCCGCACCCGCCGGGTCCTGCTGCCGCACCGGCTCGGTCAGCAGGATCCGGCGACGACGACGCGCGGCTCAGGAACCGCGACGCAGCGCGGCCGGCGTCGTCTGCAGACGGGCCCGCATCACCCGGGTCAGGTGCTCCTGGTGGGAGAACCCGCATCGCAGCGCGACCGTGGCGATCGGCAGGGTCGGGTCACGCAACAGCCGGCAGGCCGCCTCGACCCGCAGGTTCAGCAGGTACTGGTGCGGCGCCACCCCGGTGCGGGCCTTGAACTGCCGGGAGAACTGGCTGACGCTGAGCCCGGCCGCCGCCGCCATCTGCGCCAGCGGGACCGGCTCGGCGAGCCGGTCGGCCAGCAGCGCGCGGACCCGGGCGAACTGCCGGTCGCCGAGCCCGCCCTGACGTCGGGCCGCCGCTTCGTCGCGACCACGGCGCACGCTGTGCCGGCGGGCCAGCTGCCCGGCGAGCAGCGTCACCACCTGGTCCAGATAGGTACGCCCGGCCGGTTCCCAGGTGCGGATCGTCTCGTCCAGGGTCAGCACCAGTTGCCGCAGCAGCGGGTCGACGACGCCGAGCTGCTCGGTCAGCTCGACCGGGGCACCGTCGTGCGCGGCCTGCAGCGCCTCGTCGCGCAGGTAGACGTGCACCGTGTCCAGCGGGCCGCCCAGTTCGACGGTGAGGTCCTTGCCGGCGGGGTGGACGAAGAACCCGCCGGGTGCCACCGTGCACGACGAGGTCAGCCCGAGGTGACCGCGGCGCACCCGGACCGGCCCGTCGCGGTGCAGGATCAGCAGGTGGCTCGGGGCAGGGTCGAACTCCGCCCGGTACGGCTGCTCCCGCTGGGTCGACACGTACAGGTCGGACCAGCCGAGCCCGGCGCTGGTCCGGTCCGGCCGGACCCAGGGTTGGCGGAGCATGCCGGTGGTGTCCTGGAGCGACAACTCCCGCACCGGGTGGTGCCCGGTACGCATCGGACGGCTCACCGGGCGCTCAGAACGGGAACCGGCTGATGGTGCCCTGCATGGTGAGCCACTGGGTTTCGGTGAACGCCTCGATGTTCGCCGCTGGCCCACCGAACCGGCTGCCGGTGCCGGAGGCCCCCACCCCGCCGAAGGGTGCGACCGCCTCGTCGTCCACCGTCTGGTCGTTGATGTGCACGATGCCGCTGGGGATCCGGTCGGCCAACGCCATCGCCGTCATCACGTCCCTGCTGAGGATGCCCAGCGACAGGCCGTACTCGGTGTCGCCTGCCAGCGCGACGGCCTGGTCGAGGTCGGCGAAGGTCGCCACCGGTGCGACCGGGCCGAACACCTCCTGGGCGAACGCCGGGGTGGCCGGGGTGACGTCGGCGAGCACCGTCGGCCGGTAGAACAGCTCCTCGTAGGTGCCGCCGGCGGCCAGCCGGGCACCGGCGTCGACGCTGGCCGTGACCAGCGAGTGGATCTTGTCCCGCTGGTGTTCGTCGATGATCGGGCCGAGCGCGACCTGCCCCTTCGCCGGGTCGCCGACCGGCAGGTGATCGGCCTTGGCCGCCAACTGTTCGACGTAGCGGTCGGCGATCCGCTCGTGCACCAGATGCCGGCCGGTGGCCATGCAGATCTGCCCCTGGTGCAGGAACGACCCCCAGGCGCCAGCGGAGACCGCGAGGTCCAGGTCGGCGTCGTCGAGCACGATCAGCGCCGAATTGCCGCCCAGCTCCAGGTGGGCCCGCTTGAGATGACGGGCGGCCGCCTCACCGACCTTGCGGCCGGCGGCGGTGGAGCCGGTGAAGCTGATCACCCGGACCCGGGGGTCGGCGACGATCGCCTCACCGACGTCGGCGCCGCCGGGCAGCACGTGCAGCAGCCCGTCGGGCAGACCGGCTTCCTGGAACACCCGGGCGATCGACACCCCGCCGCAGACCGCCGTACGCGGATCGGGTTTGAAGACCACCGCGTTGCCCAGCGCCAGGGCCGGCGCGATCGACCGGATGGACAGGATCAGCGGAAAGTTGAACGGTGCGATGACCCCGACCACTCCGACCGGCAGCCGACGGGCCAGGCTGAGCCGGGGCTGCCCGGTCGGCAGGATCTCACCGAGCGGCTGTGAGGCGAGCGCCGCCGCCTCGTAGCACTCCTGGGCGGCGGTGGTGGTCTCGACCACTGCCTTCGGCGGTACGGACCCGGCCTCCCGGACCAGCCAGTCGCCGATCTCGTCGGCGTACTGCTCGAACAGCGCCCCGGCGCGGCGCAGCACCGCCGCCCGGTCGAGGTAACGGGCACCCGCCCAGTCCCGCTGCGCGACGGCGGCCCGGGCACACGCCCGCGCCACGTCGTCGGCGTTGCCGACGCCGACCCGGCCGATCTCCTGCCGGGTGGCCGGGGACATCACGGCCATGGTGCCGCCGGCCGCCTCGGTCCAGCCGTCGCTGTAGACGGCACCGTGCCACATCGTCGTGTCGAGCAGAGCCATGGTGAACCTCCTGTCGAACCGGTTGCCGTAACCTTCCCGGAACAACGGGGAATCCACCACCGGAACCGGCATCCATCGGCAGGACCGGCGCGGCCGGTCACCCGGCCGTGGCCAGCCGGCGGCCCGCCCGGTCGACGCCGACCGACCGCGCTCAGCGGAGATCGGCCCGGCTGTTACAGGCGGCAGGCGTGGATGGAGGTGACCAGGATGGCGCGGGCGCCGACCTCGTACAGCTCGTCCATGATCCGGTGCACCTCGACGCGGCGGACCATCGCCTGCACCGCGACCCAGCCTTCCCGGTGCAGCGGCGAGATGGTCGGCGACTCGATGCCCGGGGTCAAGGCGCTTGCCTGTTCCAGCAGGTCGGCGCGCACGTCGTAGGCGAGCATCACGTACCGGCGGGCCACCAGGACGCCCTGCAGCCGGCGGATCAGCTGCTCGGCCTGCCCGGTGGTGGCGGTGCCGGCCGGGTGCACCAGCACCGCCGAGGAGCGCAGGATCGGATCGCCGACGGTGACCAGGCCGGCCTGGCGCAGCGTCGCCCCGGTCTCCACCACGTCGGCGATGACGTCGGCGACGCCGAGCCGGATGGCGTTCTCCACCGCGCCGTCGAGCCGGATCACGTCGGCCTTCAGGCCGTGTTCGCCCAGGTAGCGTTCGACCACCCCGGGGTACGCGGTGGCGATGCGCCGCCCGGCGATCTCCTCGGGCACCCGGGTCAGGGTCTCGGGTCGGGCGGCGAACCGGAACGTCGCCCCGCCGAAGTCCAGGTCGAGCAGCTCCTCGGCCGGGCTGGCCGAGTCGATCAGCAGGTCCCGGCCGGTGATGCCGAGCTCCAGCTCACCGGTGCCGACGTAGGTGGCGATGTCGCGGGGGCGCAGGTAGAAGAACTCGACGTCGTTGGCCTCGTCGCGGCAGACGAGGTCCTTGGGGTCGGTGCGCTGGCGGTAGCCGGCCTCGCGCAGCATGTCGGCGGCCGGTCCGGAAAGGGTGCCTTTGTTGGGTACGGCGATGCGCAGCATCTCGGTCTCGCTCCTGATCGATCGACGGTTCACGGTCGCAAGGGCGGGTCAGAGATGTCGGTAGACGTCCTTGAGTTCCAGTCCGGTGGCCAGCATCAGCACCTGCGCCTGGTAGAGCAGCTGGGAGATCTCCTCGGCGGCCCGGTCCGGGCTCTCGTGCTCGGCGGCCATCCACGCCTCGGCGGCCTCTTCGACGACCTTCTTGCCGATGGCGTGCACCCCGCGCTCCAGCGCGGCGACCGTCGACGAGCCGGGGGTCCCGGCCGCCGCCTTGGCCTGCAGCTCGGCGAACAGCTCCTCGAACGTCTTCACGGTGCCCGATTGTGGCAGCCCGGTGACGGGCGGGTCGGCACCGGGTCCGCACCGGTCCATCTGCTGATCACGGTACGCCCGGTCGGGCCGGTCGCCAGGTGACGTCAGCGTACGGTGATCACCGCGTCGACGAGGTGCCGTGCGCCTTCGCCCTCGACCATCGACTCCTCGTACGCCTCGATGGTGTAGTCGCCCGGCGGCAGGGTCAGCTCGGCGAAGCCCTCGCCCCGGCCCGGCGCGCCCGCGTCGAGGGTGACGTACCGCCGGTGGACGATCTTCTCACCCTGTCGGACCCGCAGCTGGGCGGTGGCCTCATGGACGCTGCCGGCGAGGCGCACGGTGAAGGTCCGCCCGACGGTCTCGCCGTGCTGCGGGTCGATCAGCCAGAGCATGGCCAGGGTGTCCAGCGCGGCCCCCTTGGTGATCTCGTCGCGGGTGTCGACGTGACCCCACAGCCTGGGCACCGGTTCGCCGTCGAGCAGCAACCGGATCCGGGGGTCGCCGCCGACGACGCCGGCCACGGTCCAGGCGAGCTGCTGTACGGCGGCGGCGGCCCCGGCCGCGTCGAGGTTGGCGACATTGGCGCCGCTGATGTTCACCCCGACGATGTCGTACTGGGTCCAGACGCTGGTCAGCTCGGCGCCGACCGGCCAGAGGGTGCGGTAGTCGGGGTCGCGCAGCCGGGTGCCGGTGAGCATTTCGCCGAGCGCGGCGCGCAGTTCGCCCAGGGTCCCGGCGCCGGTGGCGGTGAACCGGTGGTACTCGCGGTAGAGCCGCAACTGGCCGTCGTCCCCGCCGACGTAGTAGACCGGCAGGGTCGCCATCGTGTCGCCGGCCTGGTCGCCGGCGGTGCCGGCGGTCGGGGCGTCACCGGTCGACGCGGGGCCGACCGGGCCGGTGGCGCTCGTCCCAGGGGTGACCGGGCCGTTGCTGCTCGCGGCGGGTGGTGGGCCGGAGTGCGGCATCGTCGGTAGGCAGCCGACCACGCCGACCAGGGTGGCGGCGGCGGTCGCGGCGGCGGTGCCGGCCAGGGCGACCGGGATGCGGCGTCGCTGCCGGGCGTCGACCTTCTCGCGGATCGCGGTCAGCGCGTCGGGCCGTACGTCGACCCGGTCGGCCTCGACGCGCAGCGCCTGCCGCAGCACATCACCGGTACGGGCGTCGTCGCCGCGGGCGTCGAGGGTGCGGGCGTCGTCGGGACGGGCGGCACCGGTACGGGCGTCGCCAGGGGTGTCGTCGGTGTCCATCACAGGCCGTCCAGGCTGGTGCGCAGCGCGGCGATTCCGCGCGCGGTGTGGCTCTTGACCGCTCCCCTGCTGACCCCCATCGCGTCGGCGATCTGCGCCTCGGACAGGTCGGCGTAGTAGCGCAGGACGATCGCCTCCCGCTGGCGGGGCGGCAGGGCACGCAGTGCGGTGATCACGTCGTCGTGGCGCAGCTGATCGAGGGCGCCGGCCTCCGCGCTGGGGGCGTCCGGGCCGGGCCGGGCGGCGGCCAGGTGGGCCTGTACGACGCGCCGGTGCCGGATCGCCGACCGGCACCGGTTGACCACGGTGACCCGCAGGTACCCTACCGCCTTGTCCGCGTCGCGCAGCCGCCACCAGCGGCTGTGCAGGGCGACGTAGGCGTCCTGCACGATCTCCTCCGCCATGCCCGGTTCCCGCAGCAGCAGGGTGGCGAGGCGCACCAGCGGACGGTAGTGCGCGGCGAACAGGGCGGTGACCGCCTCGTCCGCCGCCCACGTCGACGTCGGTGTCCGCTGTCGCAGCATCGTCCTCCCCGGGTGCAGGCCGGTGACCAGTTCGGGTGCCACGTCAGCTACGACGTGTCACCGGCGCATCTGGTTTACCGCGCGAGCGACGGGAACGTGACGGGTATGGACCGGTTGCGTCGTGGTCAGCCGGCCGGTACGGCGTGCACCGCGCGCAACGCCAGGGCGGCGTCGAGGACGGCGACCATCGACGACCATCCTTTGTCTTCGGCCGAGCCGGGCAGTCCGGCCCGGTCGCGGGCCTGCGCGATGGTCTCGACGGTGAGCACCCCGTGGCCGACCGGTGTGGCTTCGTCCAGTGACACCCGGGTCAGCCCGTCGGTGACCGACCGGCACACGTAGTCGAAGTGCGCGGTGGCGCCGCGTACCACGACGCCGAGGGCGACCACCGCGTCACAGCGACGGGCCAGCGCCTGGGCGAGCACCGGCAGTTCGACCGAGCCGGCCACCCGGGCGACCTGCACCCCGGCGACGCCGCAGGCCTCGGCGGCGGCCAGGGCCCGGCCGAGCATGACGTCGACCAGGTCGGCGTGCCAGCGGGCGGCGACGACGCCGACCCGTAGTCCGGCGGCGTCGACGCGGATCACGCCTGGTTCGCCGAATCCCGCCATTACGCCCTACCTCCGGACAGTTCGCCGACGGGGTCGAGCCCGTCGAGCAGGTGGCCCATCCGGTCGCGCTTGGTCCGCAGGTAGCGCAGGTTCTCCGGGTGGGGGTGGATGGTCAGCGGTTCCCGGCCGACGACGGTCAGCCCGTACCCGACCAGCCCGGAGAGCTTGTCCGGGTTGTTGGTGAGCAGCCGGATCGACCGCACACCGAGGTCGTGCAGGATCTGCGAGCCGGTGCCGTAGTCGCGGGCGTCGGCGGGCAGCCCGAGCTCCAGGTTGGCGTCGACGGTGTCACGGCCCTGGTCCTGCAGCTGGTAGGCGCGCAGTTTGTGGGCCAGTCCGATCCCGCGTCCCTCGTGGCCGCGCAGGTAGAGCACCACGCCGCGGCCTTCGCTGGCGACCCGGCCCAGCGCGGCGTCCAGCTGCGGGCCGCAGTCGCAGCGCAGCGAGCCGAACACGTCACCGGTGAGGCATTCGGAGTGCACCCGGACCAGCACGTCGCGGCCGTCGTCGATGTCGCCGAGGACCAGGGCGAGGTGTTCGGCGGGGTCGTGGGCGACCCGGTAGCCGTAGGCGCGGAACACCCCGTACGCCGTCGGTAGCCGGACCTGCGCGACCCGCTCGACGTGGGTCTCGGTCCGTCGCCGGTGGGCGATCAGGTCGGCGATGGTGATCAGGGTGAGCCCGTGGTCGGCGGAGAACTTCTCCAGGTCGGGCAGGCGCATCATGGTGCCGTCGTCGTTGACCAGTTCGCAGAGCACCCCGGCGGGGTGCAGGCCGGCAAGGCGGGCCAGGTCGACGGCGGCCTCGGTGTGGCCGGGCCGGTGCAGGACACCGCCGGCGCGGGCCCGCAGGGGCACGACGTGGCCGGGTCGGGCCAGGTCGGCCGGGCTGGTGGCCGGGTCGGCGAGCAGCCGCAGGGTGTGTGCCCGGTCGGCTGCGGAGATGCCGGTGCTGACCCCTTCTCGGGCGTCGACGGTCACCGTGTACGCGGTGCCGCGCCGGTCCTGGTTGGTGTGGTACATCGGCGGCAGTTCGAGCCGGTCGCAGTCGGCTTCGGGCAGCGGCGCGCAGATGTAGCCGGAGGTGTAGCGCACCATGAAGGCGACGAGTTCGGCGGTGGCGTGTTCGGCGGCGAAGATCAGATCGCCTTCGTTCTCCCGGTCGGCGTCGTCGACCACCACCACCGCCCGGCCGGCGGCCAGGTCGTCGAGGGCCTGTTCGACGGTGCCGAACCCGGCGGCGGTCACGGGCGGACCCCGGTGGTGGGTGCCGGCTGGCGCAGTTGTTTCGCCACGTACTTCGCGATCACGTCGACCTCCAGGTTGACCAGGGACCCGACCGGTTTGCGGCCGAGTGTGGTGAGTTGCAGGGTGGTGGGGATCAGTCCGACGCTGAACCAGCCGGCGTCGTCGCCCGTCCCGGCGGGACCGTCGGCGGGTTCGCCGTCGGCGGGTTCGCCGTCGGACACCTCCATCACGGTCAACGAGACGCCGTCGACAGCGATCGAACCTTTTTCCACGATGTAGCGGCCCAGGCCGGCGGGGAGGCTGAACCGCACCTGCTCCCACCGGTCGCCGGGGACGCGCTCGACGATGGTGGCGACGCCGTCGACGTGGCCCTGCACCAGGTGTCCGCCGAGACGGGTGGCGAGGGTGGCGGCGCGTTCCAGGTTGACCGGATCGCCGGGGCGCAGCCCGCCCAGCGCGCTGCGGTCGAAGGTCTCCTTCATGACGTCCACGGTGAACCGTGCGCCGTCGACGGCGACGACGGTCAGGCAGACCCCGTCGACGGCGATCGAGTCGCCGTGGCGGGCGTCGGCGGCGACCAGCGGGCCGTGGATCGTGAGCACGCCGCTGTCGCCGTGCCAGTCCAGGGTGCCGGCCTCGCCGCGCTCCTCGATGATGCCGGTGAACATCGGCTCAGCCTTCCTTCTTCTGTCGGGGTTCGGCGGTGATCCGCAGGTCGGGACCGACCTGGGTGACGTCGACGATGGTCAGGTCGAGGGCGTCGCCGATGGTGCGCACGCCCGCGTCGCCGAGCGCGGCGGGGCCCGCGCCGAGGAGTCTGGGCGCGAGGTAACCGACGACCCGGTCGACCAGGCCGTCACGCAGGAACGCCCCGGCCAGCGTCGGTCCGCCTTCGAGCAGCGCGCAGCGCACCCCCCGGTCGTAGAGGCCGGTCAGCAGGGCGCTGAGGTCGACCCGCCCCCGGTGGTCCGTACCGACTTCGGCGGCGGTGGCGATCCAGGTGTCGGCGGCGCCGTCGCGGACCCGGGCGTCGGCCGGGGTACGCCCGTGGCTGTCGACGACGACCCGTAGCGGCTGGCGGATGGCGAGGGTGCCGTCGCGCAGGTTGCGCACGGTGAGCCGGGGGTCGTCGGCGAGCACGGTGCCCACCCCGGCGATGATCGCGTCGGTGGTGCCGCGCAGCGCGTGGACGTCGGCGCGGGCCGCCTCCGAGGTGATCCACATGCTGGTGCCGTCGGCGGCGGCGGAGCGTCCGTCGAGGGTGGCGGCGTACTTCCAGATCAGGTAGGGCCGGCGGCGGCGGACCGCGGTGAGCCAGGCGATGTTGGCGGCCTCGGCCCGGTCGGCGTGCAGGCCGACGGCGACGTCGATGCCGGCGTCGCGCAGCGTCTCGGTGCCGCCGGCGGCGATCGGGTTGGGGTCCGGCACGGCGAGTACGACCCGGGCCAGGCCGGCGTCGACCAGGGCGGTGGAGCAGGGTCCGGTCCGGCCGACGTGGTTGCACGGTTCGAGGGTGACCACGGCGGTGCCGCCCCGGGCCCGTTCGCCGGCCTGGGCCAGAGCGACGATCTCGGCGTGCGGGCCGCCGGCGTAGGCGTGGAAGCCTTCGCCGACGACGTGGCCGGCCGGGTCGAGCAGGACGCAGCCGACGATCGGGTTGGGGCTGACCGCGCCGAGGCCGCGCAGGGCGAGGGCGATCGCGCGTCGCATCGCCTCGTCTTCGGTGAGGGTCGCCATCGCCGTCGTCGTCTCCTCGCCAGCCGGGCCGGGTACGCGCGACGGGTGGCGGGAGGTGCCGGGCCCCGGGGCGGGGTGCCGGCGACAGCGATGCGGCGGCGGGTGCGACCCCGGGGTCGTCACCGGCCCACGTGAGGCCGGCACCGGGGTGCCGCACGGGCATGGCGGTGCCGTTTCGGGCACGCCACACCTGGGCGTCCGTGTCCGCGCGCTGTCTCCCATCCGGACTGTCTGGGCCGGTCCGTGCCGTGGTGGCACGATCTGGCCCAACCGTCGGCCCCGGATTTTCACCAGGTCCACCGGGCGTCGTGTCGACGACCGGGTCGCGGGCTGACCACGACTGGTGCCGTGGATCACCGCCGGTTCGGAATTTCACCGAGTCCCGCCAGCGCGTGGTGGGTGCTGGTTCCGAGTCTTACACGGATCCCGGTGGCCTCGGCCAGGGACGCGGCGGACATCACAACTGTCGGATAGCTGACAGATTCCCGTCGCGGAGAAGGGATTCCCAGCTCAGCTGGGCGACAATCGCCGATCGACCGCGATGTACGACCCGGGCTGGCTCTTGGCCACCGACTTCATCTCGTTCGCCACGGTGATGATCTCGCGGGGTTCACTGAACCGACGGGGACCGGCCGACACCGCGACCCCGACCGAGAGGGTGACCAGCGCCGCCTTCTGCAGGTTGCCACGGCGGTCCTTGACCTCGACGTAGCCGCGTGCGGCGTCGCCGGGGTCGTACAGTTCGTCGGCGGCCTTCTCGAAGTCGACGATCGCCTTCTCGATGATCGGCCGCACCTGCTCCGGCGCGCAGACCACCACGAAGTCGTCACCGCCGATGTGGCCGAGGAAGGCCGGCGGCAGTCCCACCGACATCACCGCCCGGTGCATGCAACGGGCCAGGGTGGAGATGAACTCGTCGCCGCGGCCGAACCCGTACACGTCGTTGACGCTCTTGAACCGGTCGATGTCGACGTACCCGACGGCGTAGTCGGCACCGCTGCGGACCCGGTCGGTGATCTCCCGGCTGACCCGGGTGTTGCCCGGCAGGCCGGTCAGCGGTGACACCTCGCGGTACTCGCGGTTGCGCCGCAACGTGGAGGTCACCCGGGCGATGAGCTCCGAGGTGTCGAAGGGTTTGACCAGGTAGTCGTCGGCCCCGGCGGTCAGCCCGTTGACCTTGTCGGCGGTCATCCCCTTCGCGGTGAGCATGATGATCGGCAGCGCGGCGGTCATCGGATCCGCGCGCAGCTTGCGGGTCAGCTCCAGACCGGTGATGCGGGGCATCATCAGGTCGACCACCGCCAGGTCCGGGCGGTGGCGTTCGATGACCTCGATCGCCTCCTGCCCGTCGTGGGCCAGAATCACGTCGAAACCGTGCAACCGCAGATTGACCTCGACGAACCGGGCGATGTCGACATCGTCGTCGACGACCAGGATCAGATCGGGCCGGGACTCGGCCCCGTCGGGGCTCACCACCGTGGCGCGGTCCGCTCGGCGGTCTGCCGGAGTTTGCGTACCGCCTCGGCGGGGTCGGCCGCGCCGTATACGGCGGTGCCGGCGACGAAGGCGTCGGCACCGGCGGCGGCGGCCTGCTCGATCGTGTCTGCGGCGATCCCGCCGTCGACCTCGATCCGCAGTTCCAGGTGGCCGCTGGCCACGTGCCGGCGGGCGGCGCGGACCTTGTCCAGCATCTCGGGGATGAACCGCTGCCCACCGAAACCGGCCTTGATCGTCATGATCAGCAGGGTGTCGAAGCTGGGCAGCAGGTCGAGATAGTCGTCGACCGGGGTGTCCCGGTCGATCGCCAGCCCGGCCTTGGCCCCGGCCGACCGCAGCTCCTTGGCCAGCGCGACCGGGTCGTCGCACGCCTCGGCGTGGAACGTCACGTTGTACGCACCGGCGTCGGCGTAACCCGGCGCCCAGCGGCGCGGGTCGGTGATCATCAGGTGCACGTCGAACGGCAACGTGGTGGCCGGCAGCAGACTCTGCACCACCGGCAGGCCGATCGTGAGGTTCGGCACGAAGTGGTTGTCCATCACGTCGACGTGCAGCCAGTCGGCGGCCCCCTCGACCGCGCGCGCCTCGTCGGCCAGGCGGGAGAAGTCTGCGGCCAGGATGCTGGGTGCGATGATCGGCGCTGGTGCGGTCACCGCGCCAGTCTACGAACGTGAGCAAGCGTTCCACATCCGCCACCGCGGATCACCCGTACGGTGGATGGCCGGCCCCTCGGATCGGCCATCATCGCCTTCGCCTAGCCTCACCGGACCTGGCGGGAGCAGGAAGGCGGCGGTGGATCGTGACTCGGACCCGGCAACAACTCCGGGTGGCGGCCGGCGCACTGACGGTTGTCGTGCTGGCGTTGACCGGCTGCACCGCCGGCTCCGTCGACGGCGACGGTGGTGACGTGACCGACGCGCGAACGCCGTCCGACGGACCGGTCACCGTGACACCACGGGAAGGCACCTGTCACCACACCGATGAGCTCGTCGCCGACGCCGCGGCGTACCAGCCGGTCGACTGCGACCGGCCGCACCTCACCGAGACGGTGCACGTCGGCGTCTTCACCGGTGAACACGCCGCCCACCCCACCGTCCCGTCGACCGGGTCCACCGGACGCGGCGCCGCCCGCGCGGAATGCGACCAGCGGGCTGCCGAGTTCCTCGGTGACGTGTGGCAGGCCGGCCGGCTGAGCCTGCGCGTGGTCGTACCGTCGCAGGCCGCGTGGAACGGCGGCGACCGCTGGTTCCGCTGCGACCTCGGCGAGGTCGGACTTGACGACGGTGAACTGGCGGCACGGTCCGGCAGCCTCGCCGGCACACTGTCCGGGGAGGCGCCACTGCGGCTGGGCTGTTTCGCACCGGAGTTCACCGATGACGGCAGCTTGGACGCGCTGCCACCGACCAGCTGCGACGAGCCACACAGCAGCGAGTTCGTCGGCACGTACGTCGAGGACGGACAACTCACCCTCGACGAGGCGTTCAGCCGCTCCGACGCGGTCAACGACCGGTGCCTGGGCGTTGTCGCCGCGTACGCCAACGTGCCGGCCGATGCCGACCTGCAGTACCGGGTCGGCTCGTTCTACGTCCTGCCGTACGAGAACGAATGGGACGAGGGTGACCGGCGGATTCGCTGCTTCGCCTGGCAGTCCGATCCACCGCTCACCCG from Solwaraspora sp. WMMD791 includes:
- a CDS encoding AraC family transcriptional regulator — its product is MSRPMRTGHHPVRELSLQDTTGMLRQPWVRPDRTSAGLGWSDLYVSTQREQPYRAEFDPAPSHLLILHRDGPVRVRRGHLGLTSSCTVAPGGFFVHPAGKDLTVELGGPLDTVHVYLRDEALQAAHDGAPVELTEQLGVVDPLLRQLVLTLDETIRTWEPAGRTYLDQVVTLLAGQLARRHSVRRGRDEAAARRQGGLGDRQFARVRALLADRLAEPVPLAQMAAAAGLSVSQFSRQFKARTGVAPHQYLLNLRVEAACRLLRDPTLPIATVALRCGFSHQEHLTRVMRARLQTTPAALRRGS
- a CDS encoding benzaldehyde dehydrogenase, with amino-acid sequence MALLDTTMWHGAVYSDGWTEAAGGTMAVMSPATRQEIGRVGVGNADDVARACARAAVAQRDWAGARYLDRAAVLRRAGALFEQYADEIGDWLVREAGSVPPKAVVETTTAAQECYEAAALASQPLGEILPTGQPRLSLARRLPVGVVGVIAPFNFPLILSIRSIAPALALGNAVVFKPDPRTAVCGGVSIARVFQEAGLPDGLLHVLPGGADVGEAIVADPRVRVISFTGSTAAGRKVGEAAARHLKRAHLELGGNSALIVLDDADLDLAVSAGAWGSFLHQGQICMATGRHLVHERIADRYVEQLAAKADHLPVGDPAKGQVALGPIIDEHQRDKIHSLVTASVDAGARLAAGGTYEELFYRPTVLADVTPATPAFAQEVFGPVAPVATFADLDQAVALAGDTEYGLSLGILSRDVMTAMALADRIPSGIVHINDQTVDDEAVAPFGGVGASGTGSRFGGPAANIEAFTETQWLTMQGTISRFPF
- the hisG gene encoding ATP phosphoribosyltransferase yields the protein MLRIAVPNKGTLSGPAADMLREAGYRQRTDPKDLVCRDEANDVEFFYLRPRDIATYVGTGELELGITGRDLLIDSASPAEELLDLDFGGATFRFAARPETLTRVPEEIAGRRIATAYPGVVERYLGEHGLKADVIRLDGAVENAIRLGVADVIADVVETGATLRQAGLVTVGDPILRSSAVLVHPAGTATTGQAEQLIRRLQGVLVARRYVMLAYDVRADLLEQASALTPGIESPTISPLHREGWVAVQAMVRRVEVHRIMDELYEVGARAILVTSIHACRL
- a CDS encoding phosphoribosyl-ATP diphosphatase translates to MDRCGPGADPPVTGLPQSGTVKTFEELFAELQAKAAAGTPGSSTVAALERGVHAIGKKVVEEAAEAWMAAEHESPDRAAEEISQLLYQAQVLMLATGLELKDVYRHL
- a CDS encoding GerMN domain-containing protein → MDTDDTPGDARTGAARPDDARTLDARGDDARTGDVLRQALRVEADRVDVRPDALTAIREKVDARQRRRIPVALAGTAAATAAATLVGVVGCLPTMPHSGPPPAASSNGPVTPGTSATGPVGPASTGDAPTAGTAGDQAGDTMATLPVYYVGGDDGQLRLYREYHRFTATGAGTLGELRAALGEMLTGTRLRDPDYRTLWPVGAELTSVWTQYDIVGVNISGANVANLDAAGAAAAVQQLAWTVAGVVGGDPRIRLLLDGEPVPRLWGHVDTRDEITKGAALDTLAMLWLIDPQHGETVGRTFTVRLAGSVHEATAQLRVRQGEKIVHRRYVTLDAGAPGRGEGFAELTLPPGDYTIEAYEESMVEGEGARHLVDAVITVR
- a CDS encoding SigE family RNA polymerase sigma factor; translated protein: MAPELVTGLHPGRTMLRQRTPTSTWAADEAVTALFAAHYRPLVRLATLLLREPGMAEEIVQDAYVALHSRWWRLRDADKAVGYLRVTVVNRCRSAIRHRRVVQAHLAAARPGPDAPSAEAGALDQLRHDDVITALRALPPRQREAIVLRYYADLSEAQIADAMGVSRGAVKSHTARGIAALRTSLDGL
- the ribH gene encoding 6,7-dimethyl-8-ribityllumazine synthase, with product MAGFGEPGVIRVDAAGLRVGVVAARWHADLVDVMLGRALAAAEACGVAGVQVARVAGSVELPVLAQALARRCDAVVALGVVVRGATAHFDYVCRSVTDGLTRVSLDEATPVGHGVLTVETIAQARDRAGLPGSAEDKGWSSMVAVLDAALALRAVHAVPAG
- a CDS encoding bifunctional 3,4-dihydroxy-2-butanone-4-phosphate synthase/GTP cyclohydrolase II yields the protein MTAAGFGTVEQALDDLAAGRAVVVVDDADRENEGDLIFAAEHATAELVAFMVRYTSGYICAPLPEADCDRLELPPMYHTNQDRRGTAYTVTVDAREGVSTGISAADRAHTLRLLADPATSPADLARPGHVVPLRARAGGVLHRPGHTEAAVDLARLAGLHPAGVLCELVNDDGTMMRLPDLEKFSADHGLTLITIADLIAHRRRTETHVERVAQVRLPTAYGVFRAYGYRVAHDPAEHLALVLGDIDDGRDVLVRVHSECLTGDVFGSLRCDCGPQLDAALGRVASEGRGVVLYLRGHEGRGIGLAHKLRAYQLQDQGRDTVDANLELGLPADARDYGTGSQILHDLGVRSIRLLTNNPDKLSGLVGYGLTVVGREPLTIHPHPENLRYLRTKRDRMGHLLDGLDPVGELSGGRA